The Fulvivirga ligni genome window below encodes:
- a CDS encoding heme lyase CcmF/NrfE family subunit: MIHTLIGDLGHLFVIISLVTALLAAFSYFKAAQKDDLAAEGWKSIGKMFFSFHAIAVLGIVVCLFYIIYGHYFEYHYAWSHSSRQLPTHYMISCFWEGQEGSFLLWMFWHAILGIIVIATNKFWESSVMTVFSLVQAFLASMILGVVIPGLELKLGSSPFILLRDAIDAPIFASQPDFVPKDGTGLNPLLQNYWMVIHPPTLFLGFALCTVPFAYCIGGLWKKRYRDWIRPALPWALVGGAILGLGILMGGYWAYETLNFGGYWNWDPVENAVYVPWLFLIAAIHTMITFRSSETALKASIVLVITTFVLLLYSTFLTRSGILGESSVHSFTDLGLSGQLLIYLLFFTIGAIWLTVIRWKYLPTSEKEASTYSREFWIFIGALVLCMMGFQVLIPTSIPVYNKIVEAFGVVSNLAPPAEQIQFYSKFQLWFAVAVALLSGVGQFFWWKKMDKSQLKNSLIIPVVITLITTMIIILVKNVADPSYIVLLLAGVFTVVANGKIFIDVFRKSPGLSGGAVTHIGVGMILIGIMFSAGYSKVVSLNRTGMLISKESSNEFNSENLLLFVNEPKEMAGYELKYKGERVESESPSMFIKKGDIENTAIPYLVTAKRDIEEDGETVFQKGDTIKIAPENTYYEIQYKDGNNNIFTLYPRAQVNESMGGLLASPDIKRGLGKDLYTHVSSIRSPNEKVEWSEMEEFKVAPDQNFFVNDYVTSINKVERIDQVDGLDLGPEDVAVRIDIIVQGEDDNYLAQPIFVIKDGLVGRISDEIVDLGIKLTVLNIHPDENQFSIGANTRQKNWVVLKAMEKPLINILWSGTLLLMIGFGIAINRRYKEFKKMREKGME, from the coding sequence ATGATACATACATTAATAGGTGACCTCGGTCACCTTTTTGTTATTATTTCTCTTGTTACTGCATTACTTGCAGCATTCAGTTATTTTAAAGCCGCTCAAAAAGATGATTTAGCCGCAGAAGGCTGGAAATCTATAGGCAAAATGTTTTTTTCATTTCATGCTATCGCTGTTTTAGGGATAGTTGTTTGCCTCTTCTACATCATATACGGCCACTATTTCGAATACCATTACGCCTGGAGTCATTCTTCTCGCCAACTACCTACTCATTACATGATTTCATGTTTTTGGGAAGGACAAGAGGGCAGTTTTCTTTTGTGGATGTTCTGGCATGCCATCTTAGGCATCATTGTAATTGCTACTAATAAATTCTGGGAATCATCTGTGATGACTGTATTTTCATTGGTGCAGGCTTTTCTGGCGTCAATGATTTTGGGTGTTGTAATCCCTGGCCTTGAATTGAAACTGGGAAGCTCTCCTTTTATTCTTCTAAGAGATGCTATTGACGCTCCTATTTTTGCTTCTCAGCCTGACTTTGTTCCTAAAGATGGTACCGGTCTGAATCCATTATTACAGAACTATTGGATGGTGATTCACCCTCCTACGTTATTCTTAGGTTTTGCATTATGCACGGTGCCTTTTGCTTACTGTATAGGTGGCCTTTGGAAAAAGAGATATAGAGATTGGATAAGACCTGCTTTGCCTTGGGCATTGGTAGGAGGCGCTATCCTTGGTTTAGGTATACTCATGGGCGGATATTGGGCATATGAAACCTTAAACTTTGGTGGTTATTGGAACTGGGATCCTGTAGAAAATGCAGTATATGTACCTTGGTTATTCCTGATAGCAGCTATTCACACCATGATTACCTTCAGAAGCAGTGAAACCGCCCTGAAGGCAAGTATTGTATTGGTTATCACCACTTTCGTATTGCTCTTATACTCTACATTTCTTACAAGAAGTGGTATTTTAGGAGAATCGTCAGTGCACTCATTTACAGACCTGGGTCTTTCTGGTCAGTTATTGATTTACTTATTATTCTTCACTATCGGAGCCATTTGGCTGACAGTGATAAGATGGAAATACTTACCGACTTCAGAAAAAGAAGCCTCCACTTATTCCAGAGAGTTCTGGATTTTTATTGGTGCGCTCGTATTGTGCATGATGGGCTTCCAGGTATTGATTCCTACTTCCATACCAGTATATAATAAAATAGTAGAAGCCTTTGGAGTTGTATCAAATCTAGCACCTCCTGCAGAGCAAATTCAATTCTACTCTAAATTCCAACTATGGTTCGCTGTAGCAGTGGCTTTGCTTTCTGGTGTAGGCCAATTCTTTTGGTGGAAGAAAATGGACAAGAGTCAGCTGAAGAACAGCCTAATCATTCCTGTAGTTATAACACTTATCACCACGATGATCATCATATTAGTGAAAAATGTGGCTGATCCTTCTTATATAGTTCTATTACTTGCTGGTGTATTTACAGTTGTGGCAAATGGAAAGATCTTTATCGATGTATTTAGAAAAAGCCCTGGTTTATCTGGCGGTGCCGTAACCCATATCGGAGTGGGCATGATCTTAATAGGGATTATGTTCTCCGCAGGATACTCTAAAGTAGTGTCTTTGAATAGAACAGGAATGCTCATTTCAAAAGAGTCTTCTAATGAATTTAATAGTGAAAACCTTCTTCTTTTTGTAAATGAACCAAAGGAAATGGCAGGTTACGAGCTAAAATATAAAGGAGAGAGAGTGGAATCTGAATCTCCTTCTATGTTCATCAAAAAAGGAGATATAGAAAATACTGCCATTCCATATTTGGTTACAGCCAAAAGAGATATTGAAGAGGATGGTGAAACGGTTTTTCAAAAAGGTGATACCATAAAAATAGCTCCTGAAAACACTTATTATGAAATTCAATATAAGGACGGAAACAACAATATTTTCACGTTATATCCTAGAGCTCAGGTAAATGAGTCCATGGGTGGCCTACTAGCTTCACCGGACATTAAAAGAGGATTGGGTAAAGATCTTTATACCCACGTATCCTCTATTAGAAGCCCGAATGAAAAAGTAGAGTGGAGCGAAATGGAAGAGTTTAAAGTAGCTCCTGATCAAAATTTCTTTGTGAATGATTATGTCACTAGCATCAACAAAGTTGAAAGAATAGACCAGGTTGATGGCCTGGATCTTGGTCCTGAAGATGTGGCTGTTAGAATAGATATTATTGTGCAAGGGGAAGATGACAACTACCTGGCTCAGCCTATTTTCGTAATAAAAGACGGGCTAGTAGGTAGAATTTCAGATGAGATAGTTGACCTGGGCATAAAGCTTACTGTACTTAACATTCATCCAGATGAAAACCAGTTTTCTATCGGGGCAAACACACGTCAGAAAAACTGGGTAGTATTAAAAGCCATGGAAAAACCATTGATCAATATTTTATGGTCTGGCACTCTGTTATTAATGATTGGTTTTGGAATTGCTATTAACAGAAGGTATAAAGAATTCAAAAAAATGAGAGAGAAGGGAATGGAATAA
- a CDS encoding heme exporter protein CcmB: MIFHFIKKELLLEWRQRYAINGILLYLVSTIFICYLSFNVKTNQLDPITWNTLFWIIILFTSISAIAKSFIQEKQERYLYYYWILKPQTLILARVIYNGILMMILGLAGFIIYSIILGNPVQDLLLFIVNLVLASISFSTALTMISAIASKANNNQTLMAILGFPVILPMLLMIIKISKNAMDGLPRDSSYSEILTLFAINLIVGAVSYLLFPYIWRS, translated from the coding sequence TTGATTTTCCATTTCATTAAAAAAGAGCTTTTATTAGAATGGCGCCAGCGATACGCTATCAACGGAATATTGCTATATCTAGTAAGCACCATTTTTATATGCTACCTCAGTTTTAATGTAAAAACCAACCAGCTTGATCCAATCACATGGAACACGCTATTTTGGATCATCATACTTTTCACCTCAATTAGTGCTATAGCTAAAAGCTTTATCCAAGAAAAACAGGAAAGATACCTTTATTACTATTGGATATTAAAACCTCAAACTCTTATCCTGGCTCGTGTTATTTACAATGGCATTTTAATGATGATTTTAGGATTAGCCGGTTTCATCATTTACAGTATTATCCTTGGAAATCCAGTACAAGATCTGCTGCTCTTTATTGTTAATCTAGTTTTAGCCTCTATCAGCTTTTCTACCGCTTTAACAATGATTTCGGCCATTGCCTCCAAGGCGAATAATAACCAGACGTTAATGGCCATCTTAGGCTTTCCTGTAATCTTACCTATGCTTCTGATGATCATTAAAATATCTAAAAATGCTATGGACGGATTACCAAGAGATTCCAGCTACAGTGAGATACTCACATTATTTGCAATTAATCTAATTGTTGGAGCCGTATCTTACCTCTTATTCCCGTATATTTGGCGCAGCTAA
- a CDS encoding Wzz/FepE/Etk N-terminal domain-containing protein yields the protein MTTQKTDEIDLGELLVKIKRSIISHRLLIIALSILGLIVGVVLFYSKPNVYESEMVIYSEVIEETLISTIGENLDKIVSDRNHKNLANKLSLPDSIAAAISSIEIDLDQNQKNKKGSFFTIRVDASSNAYFNQINAGIINYLSSNEYVKKRVTLKKENYQNLISKLNTEIGQIDSLKGNLSGLDNRGRDVTILSPSMVYETLITLYKDQLDANESLELAEGVEIIDTIDYSRPVSAGLFKSAVVGFGIGLMISFMIIFLLEVSSYIKQYEKQ from the coding sequence ATGACCACACAGAAAACTGACGAAATTGATTTAGGGGAGTTACTGGTTAAAATTAAAAGATCTATTATAAGTCATAGGTTACTTATCATAGCTTTGAGCATACTTGGCCTTATCGTCGGTGTTGTGTTATTTTACTCCAAGCCTAATGTTTATGAGAGTGAAATGGTAATATATTCCGAGGTCATTGAAGAGACATTAATCTCTACTATCGGTGAGAATCTTGATAAGATAGTATCTGATCGTAATCACAAAAACCTAGCTAATAAACTTTCATTACCAGATAGTATTGCAGCTGCAATATCAAGCATCGAAATTGATTTAGATCAAAATCAAAAAAATAAAAAAGGCTCATTTTTCACCATCAGAGTAGATGCCTCTTCCAACGCATATTTCAATCAGATAAACGCAGGAATTATCAACTATCTGTCTTCTAATGAGTATGTTAAAAAAAGAGTTACACTGAAAAAGGAAAATTACCAAAACCTAATCAGCAAGCTAAATACGGAAATTGGTCAAATTGATAGTTTGAAAGGCAACCTTTCTGGTCTGGATAATAGAGGAAGAGATGTTACCATTTTAAGTCCTTCTATGGTTTATGAAACGCTAATCACCCTGTACAAAGATCAACTCGACGCTAATGAAAGTTTAGAATTAGCCGAAGGAGTAGAAATAATCGATACTATTGATTACAGCAGACCTGTAAGTGCAGGATTATTCAAGTCAGCGGTAGTTGGTTTTGGAATTGGTCTAATGATCAGCTTTATGATCATCTTCTTACTTGAAGTAAGCAGCTATATCAAACAATACGAAAAGCAATAA
- a CDS encoding GAF domain-containing protein, whose product MAEELIVNKSASKQEKYKDLIPQIQGLIMGEDDLTANLANISAALKFGMDFFWVGFYLVKNDELVLGPFQGPIACTRIRKGKGVCGTTWEKKETLLVPNVDEFPGHIACSSESKSEIVLPAFKDNEVFLILDVDSDKVNDFDETDKEFLQQIISLIEEKI is encoded by the coding sequence ATGGCTGAAGAACTTATCGTAAATAAAAGCGCTAGCAAGCAGGAGAAATACAAAGACCTCATTCCTCAGATTCAAGGCCTGATTATGGGTGAGGATGACCTCACAGCCAACCTGGCCAATATATCTGCCGCTCTGAAGTTTGGTATGGACTTTTTTTGGGTAGGCTTCTATTTGGTTAAAAATGATGAACTTGTTTTAGGTCCATTTCAGGGCCCCATTGCCTGTACGAGAATCAGAAAAGGCAAGGGTGTTTGTGGTACCACCTGGGAGAAAAAGGAAACTTTATTAGTGCCCAACGTAGATGAATTCCCTGGCCACATCGCTTGTAGCTCCGAATCCAAATCAGAGATTGTTTTGCCTGCCTTTAAAGACAATGAAGTATTCCTTATACTGGATGTAGACAGTGACAAAGTCAATGACTTCGACGAAACCGATAAGGAATTTCTACAGCAGATCATCTCCCTCATAGAAGAGAAGATTTAA
- the ccsA gene encoding cytochrome c biogenesis protein CcsA gives MKKTWWKILTVLLLLYTILGGLLFKVPRLNILNETVRALHFHVPMWFGMIIMLLISVIFSVLYLRSSDSKYDIAAIEFANVGVVFGILGIITGMLWAQFTWGDWWSGDPKQNGAAVGLLIYFAYFILRGSLENQDQKARISAVYNIFAFFALIPLLFVLPRLTDSLHPGNGGNPGFNAYDMDSRLRLVFYPAVIGWTLLGVWITSVRIRINKINHSLLS, from the coding sequence ATGAAGAAGACCTGGTGGAAAATCTTAACCGTTCTTTTACTATTATACACCATATTAGGTGGTTTATTATTCAAGGTGCCACGCCTGAATATTCTCAATGAAACCGTCAGAGCCCTACATTTTCATGTACCCATGTGGTTCGGCATGATTATAATGCTGTTGATATCCGTAATATTTTCGGTTCTTTATTTAAGATCATCTGATTCCAAATATGATATTGCGGCCATTGAATTTGCTAATGTTGGTGTGGTTTTCGGCATATTGGGTATCATTACCGGCATGCTTTGGGCACAATTTACATGGGGTGACTGGTGGAGCGGAGACCCTAAGCAAAACGGAGCTGCTGTTGGGCTTCTTATTTACTTTGCCTATTTCATTCTAAGAGGCTCCCTGGAGAACCAGGATCAGAAAGCAAGAATAAGTGCAGTATATAATATCTTCGCTTTTTTCGCCCTTATTCCATTACTATTTGTATTACCGCGACTTACCGACTCGCTGCATCCCGGCAATGGAGGCAACCCAGGCTTTAACGCTTACGACATGGATAGCAGGCTGAGGTTGGTGTTTTATCCTGCAGTTATCGGCTGGACATTGCTTGGTGTATGGATTACCTCAGTTAGAATAAGAATCAACAAAATAAATCATTCTCTTTTATCATGA
- a CDS encoding NAD-dependent epimerase, which translates to MDKEKILVTGAAGFIGLHVCERLLVQGYEVIGLDNLNDYYDVNLKQARLEVLEKYESFSFERLDLCEKAKMDELFANYKFDYVINLAAQAGVRYSITNPDAYIASNIQGFLNILEGCRHNEVKHLIYASSSSVYGGNTEMPFSVHQNVDHPVSLYAATKKSNELMAHTYSHLYNVPTTGLRFFTVYGPYGRPDMALFLFTKNILEGKPINVFNNGKMKRDFTYVGDIVSGIEKLVTKIPAKDESWDKQNPDPGTSWAPYRIYNIGNNKPVELLEYISTLEECLGKEAIKNYMPLQPGDVLETYADVDDLAEAVGFRPETPLKYGIQQFVDWYLDYYNIK; encoded by the coding sequence GTGGATAAAGAGAAAATATTAGTAACAGGTGCGGCGGGCTTTATAGGGCTACATGTATGTGAGAGGTTGTTAGTGCAAGGCTATGAAGTGATAGGCTTAGATAATCTAAATGATTATTATGATGTTAATCTGAAGCAAGCACGACTGGAGGTTCTCGAGAAATATGAATCTTTCTCATTTGAAAGGCTGGACCTGTGCGAGAAAGCAAAAATGGATGAGCTATTTGCGAACTATAAGTTTGATTATGTCATCAATTTAGCGGCACAGGCAGGAGTAAGATACTCAATCACTAATCCCGATGCATATATTGCTAGCAATATTCAGGGTTTTTTAAATATCCTTGAAGGGTGTCGTCATAATGAAGTGAAACACCTCATCTATGCATCTTCTAGCTCTGTATATGGAGGAAATACTGAGATGCCTTTCTCTGTTCATCAGAATGTAGATCATCCGGTTTCATTATATGCGGCCACCAAAAAGTCTAATGAGTTGATGGCGCATACTTACTCACATCTCTATAATGTGCCAACTACCGGACTAAGATTTTTTACCGTTTATGGACCATATGGACGTCCTGACATGGCATTATTCCTTTTCACCAAAAACATTTTAGAAGGTAAGCCTATTAATGTGTTTAATAATGGCAAAATGAAAAGAGACTTTACCTATGTAGGAGATATCGTTTCAGGAATTGAGAAATTAGTTACTAAAATTCCTGCAAAGGATGAGAGCTGGGATAAGCAGAATCCAGACCCTGGTACTAGCTGGGCTCCGTATAGAATCTATAATATAGGTAATAATAAACCGGTAGAGCTCTTAGAATATATTAGCACTTTGGAAGAGTGCTTAGGTAAAGAAGCAATTAAGAATTATATGCCATTACAACCTGGAGATGTACTTGAAACTTATGCAGATGTTGATGATTTAGCGGAAGCTGTCGGCTTTAGACCTGAAACACCGCTTAAGTATGGTATTCAACAGTTTGTAGACTGGTATTTAGACTATTATAATATAAAATGA
- the prmC gene encoding peptide chain release factor N(5)-glutamine methyltransferase, with product MSESSPDSSKKLLQYIIQEITIDEAPEEISSIAHMVLEDLFDINKTEIILDRSVNFSKEKEKALKQMLKRINDHEPIQYILGEAEFYGRKFNVGPGVLIPRSETEELIQLIVNENKGKKIRFLDIGTGTGCIPITLTKELREVRANAIDFDPRVIKIARKNAERYEVPVEFLLIDILKEPIPLTGLDVIISNPPYVLESEKVDMKSNVLDYEPHTALFVEDSDPLIFYRRIAELSKQALKEGGSLYFEINERYGEEVQMLLEVMDYTHVEVVKDIHGKDRIVRATNSVDVGGLD from the coding sequence ATGTCAGAAAGCAGTCCAGACTCGTCAAAAAAGCTACTCCAATATATTATTCAAGAAATAACCATAGATGAAGCTCCTGAGGAGATTTCGAGTATTGCTCATATGGTTTTGGAAGATCTGTTTGATATCAACAAAACGGAGATCATTCTGGATAGGTCTGTGAATTTTTCCAAAGAAAAGGAGAAAGCTCTGAAGCAAATGCTGAAGCGGATCAATGATCATGAGCCTATTCAATACATTTTAGGTGAGGCTGAATTTTATGGCCGAAAATTTAATGTGGGCCCAGGGGTACTCATCCCGAGATCAGAGACAGAAGAGCTCATTCAGCTGATTGTTAATGAGAATAAAGGTAAGAAGATTCGTTTCCTTGATATTGGTACAGGAACGGGATGTATACCAATTACACTGACCAAAGAACTCCGTGAAGTAAGGGCCAACGCCATAGATTTTGACCCTAGGGTGATAAAAATCGCTCGTAAAAATGCTGAGAGGTATGAAGTGCCAGTGGAATTTCTTTTGATTGATATACTAAAAGAGCCGATTCCTCTAACCGGGCTTGATGTCATAATTAGCAACCCTCCTTACGTATTGGAGAGCGAGAAGGTAGATATGAAAAGCAATGTACTTGATTATGAGCCACATACTGCTCTTTTTGTGGAGGATAGCGACCCTTTAATTTTTTATAGAAGAATAGCTGAGCTATCTAAACAGGCGTTGAAAGAAGGAGGAAGTTTATACTTCGAGATCAATGAAAGGTACGGCGAAGAAGTACAAATGCTGTTGGAAGTAATGGATTATACCCACGTAGAGGTAGTAAAAGATATCCATGGAAAGGATCGAATAGTGAGAGCTACTAATTCTGTAGATGTGGGAGGGCTTGATTAA
- a CDS encoding cytochrome c maturation protein CcmE domain-containing protein: protein MKASHIIGIVIIAVAIGIIIATAGDASSYVTFNEAQEMAENGNGNSIHVVGELTKDNSGEIIGIEPSPDKLSFSFVMVDDNQKQQRVYYNEPMPADFKRSEKVVVIGSYKDDLFIADKILMKCPSKYQEETVNAEI from the coding sequence ATGAAGGCATCACATATTATCGGTATCGTAATTATCGCTGTTGCCATAGGAATAATCATAGCCACCGCAGGTGACGCTAGTTCTTATGTTACATTCAACGAGGCTCAGGAAATGGCTGAGAATGGTAATGGCAATAGTATTCATGTAGTGGGAGAACTCACTAAGGACAACAGCGGAGAAATTATTGGGATTGAGCCATCGCCAGACAAGTTATCTTTTTCTTTTGTAATGGTTGATGACAATCAGAAACAGCAACGAGTTTATTACAATGAACCTATGCCAGCTGATTTTAAAAGATCTGAGAAAGTGGTAGTTATAGGTTCTTATAAAGATGACCTTTTCATAGCCGATAAAATCCTGATGAAGTGCCCATCTAAATACCAGGAAGAAACGGTGAATGCAGAAATTTAG
- the ribD gene encoding bifunctional diaminohydroxyphosphoribosylaminopyrimidine deaminase/5-amino-6-(5-phosphoribosylamino)uracil reductase RibD, with protein sequence MNKDEQYITRAFDLAANGLGHVSPNPMVGCVIVHNDKIIGEGWHKKYGEAHAEVNAINSVKDQSLLPEATVYVTLEPCSHFGKTPPCADLLVKHKVKRVVIANIDSNPLVGGKGVKKLEDAGIEVITGILEDKGWEVNKRFFTTLKHKRPYIILKWAQTQDGFVARKNYDSKWISNESSRKMVHKWRSEEDAIMVGTNTVEHDNPKLNVRSWEGRNPVRIVIDKRLRLDKELALFDGSQPTICYNLMKDEENHHLTFVQLDENNFLEALLHDLYDRNLHSLIVEGGSLLLNNFIEKGLWNEALVFISPQQFEEGIAAPAINGLVETQQVAEDQLLIFKNLKNG encoded by the coding sequence ATGAATAAAGACGAACAATATATTACCCGTGCATTTGATTTAGCAGCAAACGGACTAGGTCATGTAAGTCCAAATCCTATGGTAGGCTGCGTTATAGTGCATAATGATAAAATAATTGGAGAAGGGTGGCATAAAAAATATGGCGAGGCTCATGCTGAAGTCAATGCCATTAATAGTGTTAAAGATCAGTCCTTACTTCCCGAAGCTACCGTTTATGTTACTCTGGAACCTTGTTCTCATTTTGGCAAAACGCCACCTTGTGCCGATCTATTAGTGAAGCATAAAGTAAAGCGAGTAGTGATCGCCAATATTGACAGCAACCCTCTGGTAGGAGGGAAAGGAGTGAAAAAACTAGAAGATGCTGGTATAGAAGTAATTACGGGAATCTTAGAAGATAAAGGCTGGGAAGTTAACAAGAGATTCTTTACTACCTTAAAACACAAACGCCCCTACATTATTCTAAAATGGGCCCAAACGCAAGACGGATTTGTAGCCAGAAAAAACTACGATTCTAAGTGGATAAGCAATGAAAGCAGTCGGAAGATGGTGCACAAGTGGCGGTCTGAGGAAGACGCTATAATGGTAGGCACCAATACCGTGGAGCATGATAATCCAAAGCTCAATGTTCGTAGCTGGGAAGGCAGAAATCCTGTAAGGATAGTCATAGACAAAAGACTCAGACTTGATAAAGAGCTGGCTCTGTTTGATGGCAGCCAGCCTACCATATGTTATAATTTAATGAAGGATGAGGAAAACCATCATTTAACTTTTGTACAGCTCGATGAAAATAATTTCTTAGAAGCTTTACTCCATGATCTCTATGACCGAAATTTGCACAGCTTAATTGTAGAAGGCGGCTCTCTTTTATTAAACAACTTTATAGAAAAAGGGCTTTGGAATGAAGCTTTAGTTTTCATCTCTCCACAACAGTTTGAGGAAGGCATAGCAGCACCTGCAATTAACGGTTTAGTAGAAACACAACAAGTAGCAGAAGACCAGCTGCTCATTTTTAAAAACCTGAAAAATGGCTGA
- a CDS encoding Rossmann-like and DUF2520 domain-containing protein codes for MAHQQYVTFIGAGNVAWHLAPALDNAGFPVREVYSRSTKNAKALIGRLYQAELKTDLDFSSSASQIFIVAVSDDAISEIAQEIVLPDNAIIAHTSGAQPMSTLSYTAGENIGVFYPLQTFSKSKKIDFSNLPICVEAENKFTRNVLIELADSISKKVYTVDSADRRSLHIAAVFACNFTNHFFKIASDILKSKKMDFDLLHPLVIETVSKAMEIGPENAQTGPAVRHDFETLDKHMEYLDGNEELSELYKLVSQHIIDTYPKE; via the coding sequence ATGGCACACCAGCAGTATGTTACTTTCATCGGAGCCGGGAATGTGGCCTGGCATTTAGCACCAGCACTAGATAACGCAGGTTTTCCAGTAAGAGAAGTATACAGCCGCTCTACAAAAAATGCTAAAGCCCTGATAGGAAGGTTATACCAGGCTGAACTTAAAACAGATCTTGACTTCTCTTCCAGCGCTTCACAAATCTTCATTGTAGCGGTTTCTGATGATGCCATATCGGAAATAGCACAGGAAATAGTGTTACCAGATAACGCTATTATAGCTCACACATCTGGGGCTCAACCTATGAGTACGCTTTCTTATACTGCAGGAGAAAACATTGGGGTATTCTACCCACTTCAAACTTTCTCTAAAAGCAAAAAGATAGACTTCAGTAATCTACCTATTTGCGTGGAAGCAGAAAACAAGTTTACCCGCAACGTGCTAATAGAGCTCGCGGATTCCATTAGCAAGAAAGTTTATACAGTTGATTCAGCGGATCGTCGCTCTCTACACATAGCCGCAGTATTTGCCTGTAATTTCACTAACCATTTTTTTAAAATAGCTTCTGATATTCTTAAAAGTAAAAAAATGGATTTTGACCTACTCCATCCATTAGTGATAGAGACAGTATCTAAGGCCATGGAAATAGGACCAGAAAATGCGCAGACCGGCCCAGCTGTTCGCCATGATTTTGAAACTCTTGATAAGCACATGGAATATCTTGATGGTAATGAAGAGCTTTCTGAATTGTACAAACTTGTTTCACAACACATTATCGATACCTATCCCAAAGAATAA
- a CDS encoding CcmD family protein has product MKKIFSILLFILCSLSMQAQDKIKVTEEDYNNTEVEMADQFREDGKIYVLTGVIVLILGGLVTYLVIIDRKVARIEKQLPNHNS; this is encoded by the coding sequence ATGAAAAAGATTTTTTCAATCCTTCTGTTCATCTTATGCTCACTAAGCATGCAAGCACAAGACAAGATAAAGGTCACTGAAGAAGACTACAATAATACTGAAGTAGAAATGGCTGACCAGTTTAGAGAAGACGGCAAAATATACGTGCTTACTGGCGTTATAGTGCTTATTCTCGGTGGTTTAGTCACCTATCTTGTGATCATAGACAGAAAGGTGGCAAGAATAGAGAAACAATTGCCAAATCATAACAGTTAG